CACTCCCAGCACCCCGCAAGAGCTGAGCTCGCGCTACCAGCGCATGACCGCAGGCTCTCCCGACCCCGCCGTCTCCTGGCTGAACTGGGTGATCCGGCTGCGTGACGAGTCCTGCCTGACGGGCACCGTCCAGGCGACGGTCGGCCCCTCCGGCCACGGACTCATCGCCGAGATCGCCTGGGTCGTGGGGGCTCCATGGCAAGGAAGAGGCATCGCCGGCGAAGCGGCTAGAGGACTCGTCGACTGGCTCGGCCGACAGTCCGTGCAGAGCGTCATCGCCCACATCCACCCCGAACACCGGGCGTCCGCCGCGGTCGCCACGGCCGCCGGGCTGACACCCACCGACGAATGGCACGAAGGCGAGATCCGATGGCACCGGGACAACAAGCGATGACTACAACGAGCCAAGGGTTTTGACCATTACTCCGTTACTGCCCGGACGGACATGACCGAGGAATCGCCTCCCACGAAAGCGCGTCCTGCTCTACACATGACACCCCGCGCCACACCCGCTCACAGAGGCTATAGCCTCCGCCTGTGACCAACAGCCTCAGCCGGATCGAGAATCCTCGCCCCCACGAGCTGCCTCACTACCAAGCGCTCCTGGACGGTACAGACTGGGCGTCGCTCGAAACCCCGTCCGGGCCAGGGACCGGCGAGTCCCTGCCGACGGCGCTGGCAGGCATCCTCAGCCCCGACCCGGTCGTCAGGTCGGCCGCCACTGATGACGCGCTCAGGAAAGTGACCCACCAGAACACCATCTACGAAGCCACCGTTCCCGTAGCGCTCTATGTCGCGGCCATCCTCGACCACCCGGCCATCGCGGCAGACGACTTCGGCCACGATGCCGACATGCCACCGCACCGCCCGACCCTCGTAAGACTGCTTGAGTGGCTCAGCGCAACCGCCTTCGACGCCGACGACGAGTGCGTCGCCCACGGCGAACGCCATTGCGGCGAGGATTTTCTCGGCGAGTACGAG
The Streptomyces tuirus genome window above contains:
- a CDS encoding GNAT family N-acetyltransferase translates to MSPLAAQAISTRRLDLLPLHVEHAQEMAAVLSDPALHLFIGGTPSTPQELSSRYQRMTAGSPDPAVSWLNWVIRLRDESCLTGTVQATVGPSGHGLIAEIAWVVGAPWQGRGIAGEAARGLVDWLGRQSVQSVIAHIHPEHRASAAVATAAGLTPTDEWHEGEIRWHRDNKR